The Aerococcus christensenii genome segment TGAACAGCTTGTAAATCATCACTCAAGCCATTTCCACGCATAAGCTTTTGAAGAGAGATTCCTAATGAAAAGCGTTTAAAGAAATGAACTAGCCGGTTCACTTGGCTAGGTTTGACTTGATAAACTTTAGCCCCTTCTAGATTATAATCTTTCTTCAAAGCCGCAATGGCATCTTTACGATAACCTAATTCATCAATCAAATGCTTATCTTTGGCTTGACGAGCGGAATAAATCCGACCATCTGCCAAAGGTTTTACGTCATCTTCTTTCATATGACGCCCTTCCTCAACAATTTTTAGGAATTCTTGATAAGAATCATTTAAGAGGTCCTTCATCATATTCCGTTCTTCATCTGTGACTGAACGATAAGGAGAGAGCATGTCCTTATGATCTCCCGTTTTAAAGGTTTCAACCTTCACACCGTACTTATCCATCAAGTCCTTTACATTGTAAGCAGAAGCAATCACACCGATAGAACCGGTCATCGTTTCCGTATCTGCAAAAATCTTATCCCCTGCCATAGAAATCATGTAACCGCCAGAGGCTGCCATTTTTTTCATGGAGACATAAATAGGGATCTTCTTTTCTT includes the following:
- the sppA gene encoding signal peptide peptidase SppA, whose product is MNKKSWLVVIAAALLLFFGAQGASLRQERSNLNAQLAEEMMGNKTIEEGSSSKRIAVLTVEGTIMDHGEGSPLKEPLTYDHKGTLRAIEDLKKDNNVKGLILEVNSPGGGTFESVELYRALRSLKEEKKIPIYVSMKKMAASGGYMISMAGDKIFADTETMTGSIGVIASAYNVKDLMDKYGVKVETFKTGDHKDMLSPYRSVTDEERNMMKDLLNDSYQEFLKIVEEGRHMKEDDVKPLADGRIYSARQAKDKHLIDELGYRKDAIAALKKDYNLEGAKVYQVKPSQVNRLVHFFKRFSLGISLQKLMRGNGLSDDLQAVQTLSKQLGSPRPYYLYGGE